In Zea mays cultivar B73 chromosome 7, Zm-B73-REFERENCE-NAM-5.0, whole genome shotgun sequence, the following proteins share a genomic window:
- the LOC100275422 gene encoding Protein ESKIMO 1: protein MQHRRKPASAAAPPAAKQPAARRPTARLSLAGLVVSIFLVATFLYNEDVVKAASGSSSSATTADAAEVGVSGRARSPDLRVLQEAAHQGVEAEEREVGDRTEAEQKQKPLTLPIPIPVVALAEEELVENTKGRQKQQQQEEEQTQKPPPPPPPPPQVAGCDLYRGRWTFDAAGEQAPLYRESECEFLTEQVTCMRNGRRDDSYQKWRWQPDGCDLPRYDARLLLERLRNKRLMFVGDSLNRNQWESMVCLVQSVVPWGHKTLHKFVNNGSLNVFTAHDYNATVEFYWAPFLVESNSDDPQAHSVMNRVIAWRAIAKHAKNWKGVDYLVFNSYIWWLNTFEMKVIRRHQHQLEKEEEGVRWSKYALVDRPVAYREVLKTWARWVDRHIDPNRTRVFFMGMSPNHVTPWAWGNDGGIKCAMETQPISNNRTGRLDIGTDWRLHGVARGVLARYLRRVPVHFVDITGLSELRKDAHTSVHTLRQGKLLTPEQQADPKTYADCIHWCLPGLPDTWNHFLYAHILSLSSSAQDH, encoded by the exons ATGCAGCACCGGCGCAAGCCCGCTTCCGCCGCGGCGCCGCCGGCCGCCAAGCAGCCGGCCGCGCGCAGGCCCACGGCGCGGCTGTCGCTCGCGGGCCTCGTCGTCTCCATCTTCCTCGTCGCCACCTTCCTGTACAACGAGGACGTGGTGAAGGCGGCCTCCGGCTCCTCCAGCTCAGCAACAACAGCCGACGCCGCTGAGGTAGGCGTCTCCGGGCGGGCGAGGTCACCCGACCTAAGGGTGCTGCAGGAGGCGGCGCACCAGGGGGTGGAAGCTGAGGAGCGGGAGGTTGGAGATCGTACGGAAGCGGAGCAGAAGCAGAAGCCCCTGACCCTCCCCATCCCCATCCCCGTGGTGGCGCTGGCGGAGGAGGAACTCGTGGAGAATACTAAGGGAAGgcagaagcagcagcagcaggaggaggagcaAACCCAgaagccaccgccaccgccgccgcctcctccccAGGTTGCCGGGTGCGACCTGTACCGGGGTCGGTGGACGTTCGACGCGGCCGGCGAGCAGGCGCCGCTGTACCGCGAGTCGGAGTGCGAGTTCCTGACGGAGCAGGTGACGTGCATGCGCAACGGCCGCCGCGACGACTCGTACCAGAAGTGGCGGTGGCAGCCCGATGGATGCGACCTGCCCAG GTACGATGCTCGGTTGCTGCTTGAGCGGCTGCGCAACAAGCGGCTCATGTTCGTGGGTGACTCGCTGAACCGCAACCAGTGGGAGTCCATGGTGTGCCTGGTGCAGTCTGTGGTGCCCTGGGGCCACAAGACGCTGCACAAGTTCGTCAACAACGGATCGCTCAACGTGTTCACGGCGCATGATTACAACGCCACCGTGGAGTTCTACTGGGCGCCCTTCCTGGTGGAGTCCAACTCGGATGACCCGCAGGCGCACAGCGTCATGAACCGTGTCATCGCCTGGCGCGCCATCGCCAAGCACGCCAAGAACTGGAAGGGCGTGGACTACCTCGTCTTCAACTCATACATCTGGTGGCTCAACACATTCGAGATGAAAGTCATTCGCCGTCATCAGCATCAGCTTGAAAAGGAGGAGGAGGGGGTGAGGTGGAGCAAGTACGCCCTTGTGGACCGGCCGGTGGCGTACCGGGAGGTGCTCAAGACGTGGGCCAGGTGGGTGGACCGCCACATCGACCCCAACCGAACAAGAGTCTTCTTCATGGGCATGTCGCCCAACCACGTCAC GCCGTGGGCGTGGGGTAACGACGGCGGCATCAAGTGCGCCATGGAGACGCAGCCCATCAGCAACAACCGGACGGGGCGACTGGACATCGGCACGGATTGGCGCCTGCACGGCGTGGCGCGCGGGGTGCTGGCGCGCTACCTCCGCCGCGTGCCGGTGCACTTCGTCGACATCACGGGGCTGTCGGAGCTGCGCAAGGACGCGCACACCTCCGTGCACACGCTGCGGCAGGGGAAGCTGCTCACACCGGAGCAGCAGGCCGACCCCAAGACCTACGCCGACTGCATCCACTGGTGCCTCCCGGGACTCCCCGACACCTGGAACCACTTCCTCTACGCGCACATCCTCTCGCTCTCCTCGTCCGCCCAGGATCACTAA